One Candidatus Polarisedimenticolia bacterium genomic region harbors:
- a CDS encoding sigma-54 dependent transcriptional regulator — translation MSLADEPSPRVLIADDQTDVLVSLRLLLKSEGYRIETVSSPAGVLAALDADDFDVVLIDLNYARDTTSGQEGLDLLSRLGTLDSTLPVVVMTAWGSVELAVQAMRRGARDFVQKPWENDRLLAIVRTQVELGRALRKGRLLEAENRFLREEIRPELVAESPVMKPVLEVIARIGPSDANVLITGENGSGKQVVAQALHAASGRAGRPLVTVNAGGLSEGVFESELFGHVKGAFTDAKTDRVGRFELADRGTLFLDEIANISPRQQARLLRVLETGELERVGSSRTRRVDVRILSATNADLPEEVRAGRFRQDLLFRLNTIEIRIPPLRDRRDDIPKLAALFLRQHSGRYRKRIEAFEPAALRAMMDHPWPGNVRELDHAVERGVLMAPKDRVRAEDLALTKGQSVPLPLEEMGLEEVEYQLIKKALQKFNGNVSRAAQALGLSRSALYRRIQRFGL, via the coding sequence ATGAGCCTTGCCGACGAGCCTTCCCCGCGGGTCCTGATCGCCGACGACCAGACCGACGTCCTGGTCTCCTTGCGGCTGCTTCTGAAGAGCGAGGGGTACCGGATCGAGACGGTCTCTTCCCCCGCCGGCGTCCTCGCCGCACTCGACGCGGACGACTTCGACGTCGTCCTGATCGACCTGAACTACGCCCGCGACACGACCTCGGGCCAGGAAGGGCTCGACCTCCTCTCCCGCCTCGGGACGCTCGACTCCACGCTGCCGGTGGTGGTGATGACCGCGTGGGGCAGCGTCGAGCTGGCGGTGCAGGCGATGCGGCGCGGGGCGCGCGACTTCGTCCAGAAGCCTTGGGAGAACGACCGCCTCCTCGCGATCGTGCGCACCCAGGTGGAGCTGGGCCGCGCGCTGCGCAAGGGGAGACTGCTGGAGGCCGAGAACCGTTTCCTGCGGGAGGAGATCCGGCCCGAGCTGGTGGCCGAATCGCCCGTGATGAAGCCGGTCCTGGAGGTGATCGCGCGCATCGGCCCCTCCGACGCGAACGTCCTGATCACGGGAGAGAACGGCAGCGGCAAGCAAGTGGTCGCCCAGGCGCTCCATGCCGCCTCCGGCCGGGCGGGCCGCCCTCTCGTCACGGTGAACGCCGGCGGCCTTTCGGAGGGGGTCTTCGAAAGCGAGCTTTTCGGCCACGTCAAGGGGGCGTTCACCGACGCGAAGACCGATCGCGTCGGACGCTTCGAGCTGGCCGATCGCGGCACGCTTTTCCTCGACGAGATCGCCAACATCTCGCCCCGGCAGCAGGCCAGGCTGCTGCGCGTCCTGGAGACCGGGGAGCTGGAGCGCGTCGGCTCGTCGCGCACGCGCCGCGTCGACGTCCGGATCCTCTCCGCCACGAACGCCGATCTTCCGGAGGAGGTCCGCGCGGGGCGCTTCCGCCAAGACCTCCTGTTCCGCCTGAACACCATCGAGATCCGCATCCCGCCCTTGCGCGATCGCCGCGACGACATCCCGAAGCTCGCCGCCCTGTTCCTCCGCCAGCATTCCGGCCGCTATCGCAAGCGCATCGAGGCGTTCGAGCCGGCGGCGCTGCGGGCGATGATGGATCATCCCTGGCCGGGGAACGTGCGGGAGCTGGATCACGCGGTCGAGCGCGGCGTCCTCATGGCGCCGAAGGACCGGGTGCGCGCCGAGGATCTGGCCCTGACGAAGGGGCAGTCCGTGCCGCTTCCGCTGGAGGAGATGGGGCTGGAAGAGGTGGAGTATCAATTGATCAAGAAGGCGCTGCAGAAGTTCAACGGCAACGTGAGCCGCGCCGCGCAGGCGCTCGGGCTCAGCCGCAGCGCCCTTTACCGGCGGATCCAGCGGTTCGGGTTATGA
- a CDS encoding ATP-binding protein: MTGKKGRSSRRLSFEGRVLLMALMTGLCGSLIAVILLWSGDFTPKVRWTLAALIGMTWLSFAFRLRERVVRPLQTVSNLLSALREGDFSIRARGARRGDVLGDVMLEVNALVEMLHGQRLDALEATVLLRKIMGEIEVAIFAFDASGKLGLVNRAGERLMAQPAERLLGRNAAELELLDCLRDDAPMTISRNFPGGAGRWETRRSEFRQGGLPLQLLVITDLSRALREEERQAWQRLIRVMGHELNNSLAPIRSLAGSLEALAEKEPRPADWEEDLKKGLAVISARSESLNRFMEAYARLARLPAPKLREVELGALVRRVAGLESRARITLRPGPELLVRADGDQLEQLLINLLRNAADAVLETHGSVTVGWGRNATHFDVWVEDEGPGISSTSNLFVPFFTTKPGGSGIGLVLSRQIAEAHGGTLTVENRRRGRGCAARLRIPLR, encoded by the coding sequence ATGACCGGCAAGAAAGGCCGGAGCAGCCGCCGCCTGAGCTTCGAAGGCCGGGTGCTCCTGATGGCCTTGATGACCGGCCTGTGCGGCTCGCTCATCGCCGTCATCCTGCTGTGGAGCGGCGACTTCACGCCGAAGGTCCGCTGGACCCTCGCCGCCCTGATCGGGATGACCTGGCTGAGCTTCGCCTTCCGCCTGCGCGAGCGCGTCGTGCGCCCCCTCCAGACCGTCTCCAACCTGCTCTCGGCCCTCCGGGAAGGCGATTTCTCGATCCGCGCGCGCGGGGCGCGGCGCGGCGACGTCCTGGGCGACGTGATGCTGGAAGTGAATGCCCTGGTGGAGATGCTCCACGGCCAGCGCCTCGACGCGCTGGAGGCGACCGTCCTGCTGCGCAAGATCATGGGAGAGATCGAGGTCGCCATCTTCGCGTTCGACGCCTCCGGGAAGCTGGGGCTGGTGAACCGGGCGGGGGAGCGGCTCATGGCCCAGCCGGCGGAGCGCCTGCTGGGGCGCAACGCGGCGGAGCTGGAGCTGCTCGACTGCCTGCGCGACGACGCGCCGATGACGATCTCGCGCAACTTTCCCGGCGGGGCGGGGCGCTGGGAAACGCGCCGCAGCGAGTTCCGGCAGGGGGGCCTGCCTCTCCAGCTGCTGGTGATCACCGACTTGAGCCGGGCTTTGAGGGAGGAGGAGCGGCAGGCCTGGCAGCGGCTCATCCGGGTCATGGGGCACGAGCTGAACAATTCGCTCGCGCCGATCCGGTCGCTGGCCGGCAGCCTCGAAGCGCTCGCGGAGAAGGAGCCGCGCCCCGCCGACTGGGAGGAGGATCTGAAGAAAGGGCTCGCGGTGATCTCCGCCCGCTCGGAGTCGCTCAACCGCTTCATGGAGGCCTACGCGCGCTTGGCGCGCCTGCCGGCGCCGAAGCTGCGCGAGGTCGAGCTGGGAGCGCTGGTGCGCCGCGTCGCGGGGCTGGAGAGCCGGGCGAGGATCACGCTCCGGCCGGGACCCGAGCTGCTCGTCCGGGCCGACGGCGATCAGCTCGAGCAGCTCCTCATCAACCTTCTGCGCAACGCCGCCGACGCCGTGCTGGAGACCCACGGGAGCGTGACGGTGGGGTGGGGAAGGAACGCGACTCATTTCGACGTCTGGGTCGAGGACGAGGGGCCGGGGATCTCCAGCACCTCGAACCTATTCGTGCCGTTCTTTACCACGAAGCCGGGAGGATCGGGGATCGGGCTGGTGCTGAGCCGGCAGATCGCCGAAGCCCACGGTGGCACGCTGACGGTGGAGAACCGGCGCCGCGGCCGGGGGTGCGCGGCGCGCCTGCGGATTCCGCTGCGATGA